From the Rattus norvegicus strain BN/NHsdMcwi chromosome 15, GRCr8, whole genome shotgun sequence genome, the window AAACTGTACTTAAACTGATAGTATAATCAAGATTGTTGTATTACCATCATTTGCCTTCTTATATCTTAAATGACCTTGtaatggaaattatttttaaaattgcttaGTAGTTACTATTCATTTGgtaggcttttgtttgttttgatgctgggaactgagccctgcATGCTAAAGACATACTCTTCCACTAAGGCACAACCCTTGACCTGCCATTTGTTTTACAAATAGGAAAATGGGcttaggtgagtgtgtgtgtgtatgacagggTTCTCCATAGGAACAGAactaatagaatgaatatatattatagtgAATATATTGTTCATTATATAATTATGCGCACACATATTTATTAAAGTGGCTCACAGGCTGTGGTCCCGCTAGTCCAGCAATGGCTATCCAGCAGTGGAAAGTCCAGGAGTCCAATAGTTGTtcagctggatgtctcagctggtcttcataTGCACTGGAGTCCCCAAGAAGTAggttcctaatgacagtgtaggCATGGACTTGCCAATGGAAGTGAAGGGAAGCAGGCTAAGAGAGAaagcaagcttccttcttctatgtccttTGTATAGACTGCAGCAGAAGGAGTGCCCAGATTaaaagtggatcttcccacctcagaaatctggattagaagtgggtcttcccacttgaAGTAATtcaataaagggaaaaaaatccctcacaggtgtacccagccacttgggtTCTAGTTAACACCAgacatagtcaagttgacaaccgaGAATAGCCGTCACAGAGAGTTAGCTTATACATTCAAACATGAGTGGTTAGTGGGTAACTTTATTCTGGACCTTAAAGTAGAAAGgacaagaataaagaaaaatgtatttgttgAGAGTAAAAAACTGTGTTTAGGAGCTGGTggtttaggtcagtggtagagagcttgctaaGACCTCGGGGTCAGTTCTCAGCCCTGGAGGGAAGTGAAGAAGGCATTAATGGATTCTTGTAAATGACTGGAAGTGCCTGAGCATGGTCTATTTTGTTGTGGGGAAGATAAATTAGTAAATTTACATTCCCCCAGAGAATGTAAACCATAAAGGATTAAtttaattttcctcttttttatttatcTCAAAATATCTTCCAGGACTAGAGAGATAGTGCATGATCACTAAAAtgatcttttatattttttcaagaGTTGGTAAGAACATTCAGGACATCTGTTATTTCACTGTATAAACTTAGTATCATCTTAATAAATGAATCTAAAAGTTTGGAGGGTTAAATATAACCACCTCTTTATGACTTATCTACTAAGATGTTATTTAAGTTATTTAAAGCTTATTACAGATTCCTAAAAGGAAAAAGGATTTAATATTGGCTCAAAGTTCGAGGGTGTAGTCTCTTAGGATGAAGAAGTCATGGTCCAGGAGCCTGGGGCAGCCGATTGCATTGCTTCTGCAGTCAGGAATCAGAGAGCAGTGAGTGTTGCTGCCCTACTCTCTTTCCATTTTATTCCATCCATGTTCAGGGTGGGGCTTCCAACCTCAACCTAATCCAGAAAGCCCCACAGATATGCCTGGAGATCTGTTTCCCTATGGACTCAGTCCCATCAGGTTGACAATGAGGAGTAACCATGACATCAACCAAGAAGGAATCTGAGTGTCTGAAAAACAAAGATTTTGAATTAGAATCATGTGCCCCACCTattaaaaacactaaataaatTGAGCCAGTAATTTTTAGCGTACGTAGTACATTTTACCATTTGAGATAATGTACTAAACATGAAGTGTTGGCTCCAGTCAGAAGGGAACAGGTTTAATGGTTCAGGGGTATTTTCCGTGGTAGTGTGTATTATTTATTTGTTGCTTATGTTGTTTGCCTTGTGTTTTAAAGTCTTTtaattcttgggctggagagatggctcagtggttaagagcactgactgctcttccagaggtcctgagttcaattcccagcaaccacatggtggctcacaaccatctgcaatgggatctgatgccctcttctggtgtgtctgaagacagctacagtgtactcacatacatacatataataaataaataaaatctttcaaaaaaaatctcttaattctaccattttaattttacttgAAAGAATCATTTGTAATGTTTTTGTTCCCCTAATGCAGACGCTATCCTACTGTTGAAAAGCGAGCGAAGGTCTTCAATGGAATGAATTATGTTCCTGTACCTGAAGACGGTCCCTTTCTTAAAGCATTGCTCTTTCAACTTAGATTATTGGATGATGATAAGGACTTCGTGGAAAGCCGTGATAGCTGTTCAAACATCAATAAAACATCCATCTATGGGCTCTCAGTAGGAGGTGAAGATCTCTGGCCAGTCATTGCTTTCCTGAGGAATGACATGATCTATGCAAGTGTTCCATTAGTTGAACAAGCTCTGTCCCCTCGCCCACCTTTAATTAGTATTAGTGGGGTGTCACAAGGCTTGGAACTGCTTTTGGGAGTACATGATTTTCTTTACTCCAGTCAGAAAAACGACACTGACCTCCACAGCAGACTGAGTCAGTTGCCTGACTTGCTTCTGCAGGCTTGTCCTTTGGGGACTCTATTGGACGCTAACTTGCAGAACTCACTGAATAGCCTTAACTTCGTATCTGTGACTCAGCCACAAAAACAGCCAGCCTGGAAAGTTGGAACATACAAAGGAAAAGCACAGATTTCTATTTCTATCACTGAGAACGTAAAATCCATGCAATATGGTAAACAGGATATAGCAGACACATGGCAGGTCGTTGGGACAGTCGCTTGCAAGGTGAGTTTCCTCCAGCATTTGTCATGCCGTTAACACTGAAGGCAGTgaggtttgtaacttgggctttACATGTTTAAATGATGTGCTTGTTATCCTTAGCAGCAGCTGTGACACTTTATGTTATCTTTCTGTATTTCCTACAAACTGCTTACTTAATGACTGTTATGTAATGAATCATCCCATTGCTCTGAAATAGACATTATCTTCATGGTTCTGTGCATCAGAATCTTAGGAGCCGCTTAGCTGGAACCTTCAGAGCACAGTCTCAGGAGCCCATAGTCAGGACGTTGATTCGAGCTATTGTTCTCTGAAGATCCGACTGGATCTTCAGTATCTGCAGCATGACTCACTCACACGGGTGGCAAGTCAGTGCTGGCCGATGGGAGGAGGTCTCGCTTCCACTCCTAGTGACGTCTCTGCTGGCTGCTTAAGTGTCTTGATGACTCGGTGACTGACTTCTTTCAgatcagagtgtgtgtgtttgtgtgtgtttgtgtgtttgtgtgtgtgtgtgtgagagagagagagagagagagagagagagagagtgtgtgtgtgtgtgtgtgtgtgtgagagagagagagagagagagagagagagagagagagagataggaatCAGGTCCACTATTAAACGAATTGCTTCAGAGAACTTGTGAATATAGCTTCCATTTTTCTAGGAGATGAAGTTGACAAGTCCTGTGACTTTACATCAGATACCAAGAAGagctcttgtttttatttaaataactcAGTAGTAGAGTCATCTGTCTTAAAGTTAGAAAGCGTAAGAAAACAGTTGGAATCGTCTCTACAAACAATGGTTAAAGTCAGGTTGAATGGTGATCAAAACTCAGTCCTCCAGTTAAACACTGCGTGTATGTGTTAGTAGTAGTCTCAAATATCTTTTCtacttctttatgtattttggtaACTTTAATGTTTAGTCACTTTAAGTCCTATGAATAAAGTAAATTTTAAGAACAGAATTAGACAGGGAAATTGTCTTTTTTGAATTAAAGTAACCTAAAAGTTTTTTCTATGCTAAAAATTTCTGTCATGCTCAAAACTGCTTTCAAGTTATCCATCCTGTTAGGAAGAACCACTTTAAGAAGTCTGACAGTCATAAACTATCCCACTCCTCTCCTGAGCACAGTGGAATAGAAAGTAGACAAGGTCACAATTTTTCTTCCGGGATGTGTTGTGATTGACATGGTGTTTACATCTCTATTTACTGAGAAGTTGAccctagggttttgttttgttttgtttgtgggaaGTGTGGGTTATTCTTTCCTTTCATGGTTTAAATTACCATAATGGAAATCTTCCTTAAATAAAGGAGGAGGGGctgatggctcagcaagtaaaggcacCACCACCAGGCCTGTCCACGCGTGCTATAGCACACAtgcttatacacatacatactgtCCACGTGTGCTGTAGCACACAtgcttatacacatacatactgtCCACGTGTGCTGTAGCACACAtgcttatacacatacatattcacacacactaaaataaatctATGTACTTTTctaaaaactgttttaaaatggGGAGGGAGAATGCAGTATACTTCAACATAACACTAAATGTTTCTCTGATGTGCTTTGCCTCTAAATGTTTTGTGGCCTTCCAAAGTCACATAATTTTACAaatcttttatcatttttaaaaaaatttttattggatatttttaatttacatttcaaatgttattccctttcccaatttcctatccataagcccccatcccatctcccattccccttcttctatgagggttccccctcctcaaccaccctcctttcccgccctgacattcccttacactgggaggtccagcattggtaggaccaaggacttctcctcccattggtgcccaacagggtcaaactctgctacatatacagctggacccatgggtcttttatcattttaaaataagataacTTTTTCTGTGCCTGCTGCTTTTATAGTTCCTAGTTCTGAGGTCCAGATATGCATATGCcagactatttttaaaaagagtacaGATTCTGTCTAGATTGGCAATCCTCATCCTGTACATATGATTTTTAAGTGACTAGATAGTGGGAAATGTATAACAAGTTTGTATAATGGTACCATTTTTTAATCTCATTGTGAATGATACACTGCTAGAGAAAATTTAAATGAACGTaatgatgttttaaattttaatacccTTTACTATTAGATATTTCTGTATTATCTCCATAAATAACAAATGCAAACTTAAATTCTTAGTAATCTAAAAACAtagcacatatttttaaattctagTAAAAATAGTTGTCATTTTAACTTTCAAATTTGAAGTTTGATATTTTTGTAATTGTCACAGGAAGGAAAAAGGCCTTGCTAAGCTACTTGTACCCCAGCACAGTTCGGTACTGTTGAAGTGCTTAAATGTGAGACAGAAACACTAATGAATTCATACTTGTTAAATTGCACATCAGACTTTACAAAGTCAGAtggtttggtggttaagagcacttagtgttgcagaggaccagaatttgattcccagcacccacatcatagctcacaaccgtctgtaatttTAGTTCCGAAGAATCTaacacctcttctgacctctgtgggtactcGCAGGCAAACATACATACCATGAAATTAAACGGACACTTAAAACATCACAAAGTAAAAGATTTTATATTGTTATTgggaaaaataaattagaaaagggTGTACTGCAAGCCCTTTTAGGATACCCTATGAATAGCAGTGGATTGATGAAGAGGCACGGAAGCTGCAAGAGGGAAATAACAGAAGCATAAGCAGGTCCATGTAAACGCTGGTGGCGCATGGTACATGTGGAGGACTGGGTAGCATCCAGACCTAAGCATTTGCCTGCTGAGTTCTGTCAATGCCTTGTGTCTAATCAAAACAATTGCCACTTTTATGCATCGGTTGGCTAATTGGATCCAGTACCTTACGAAGTCAGTCAGGCctggagagggctcagtgaaTTAGAGTGCTTGCTGCGCTTGCAGAAAACCCAAGTTGGATTCTTATACTCATGCCAGGAAGCTCACAACTAACTGCTTGtgactccagccccaggagatcCGTTGTCTTCTGATCCTGGCTTCCAGAGACTCTACTCACTGCACATAGCTACATACAGAACACATGTGCATGATTCAAAGTAAAATAGAAAGTAAGTGTCAAGTTAGAATTAAGGTACAAAGGAGGCCCCAACCATACCTCTCCCCCTGCACCCCCATTTATACACACGCAAGTAAGATTTGCTGGTGTGGTTTATGAGGTAAGGATGGTAAACCTCAAGGACCAGAGGCTGGGGGATAAGACTTTTCCTCTGGTTTCAGAAACGAGTCACCCAATCCTTCATTCTGGAGCCTGGAATAGGTAGAGAAGTCAGTTCATGGAGAAGTCTGAGAACTGCCATTTCAGCCTGTTAACGTCAACCTAGGAATTTAAGGAGAGGTCTGTGACAGTGCTCCATCTGGTCCTAGTAGCCATAGCATAGGAGCTCACGGGAAGACCTTGGGAGCTGTCTCACCTGCCTTCTCTGACCTCCCAAGGATAGTGAAGTCCCTCATGCAAACAAGTCACACAGAGAAGGGTCTACATGCAAAAGAATACTATCAGTAGCACGGCACAATATTAGGCTTACACATCACAACGTGAGCTAAGTGTGACGAGTGCAAGGCTTTCTTTTACACCTTCATTTGTTCGGTGAGTCTGGGTGCGtggtgccacagtgcacatgcacAGATCAGGACGACTTGGAGAAGTCggttctttctctcctatcaggTTGGTCTGGGAATCAAGCTCTGTCTGCCCAGCTTGGctacaagtgcttttacccacaaAACTATCACACCAGACTAAGCAAAATACTATATGGGGGAAAAAACATACCTGTAAGGGGCTGGCAGGTGTTAAGGTGTATATGGAGGTGTAGGATTTCTATGTATTTGTAACATTAAATCAAGGGGGTAGAAGACCAGATTTAGATGGGACCCAAACAATGAAAGGCTTGAAAGGAACCCCTCAATTGTCTGAATCCAGATTGAACATAACAAAAGTTGAATTACGAGTCAGCAGTGTGCCTGGCATTGATGAAGATCGGATGGACTAGAAGAAAGCAGATCTAGACACAGCTACTGAGCTGCAAAGTTGTGAGGACCTGTGTGAACACGGTTGCAAAAGAGCCGAGAGAAACCAGTGAGGGCTAGCTTTTACAGGACCTAAAAGGTAAGCCAAGGGGCCTGTGAAGGCTCTCTGAACCACTGCCTTGGTTAATGGTATTAAATTGTCAATCAGAAGACAGTGCTAAGACAATACTGCCTAGGGAGACATTAAATTAGGAGAAGCGACTTGAATTCAGAAAAGCCTCAGGGAAGCTGCGTCATTCTAAGATCTTGGTGATACTTGTTTCTTGTGTTGCAGTGTGATTTGGAGGGAGTCATGCCAAATGTCACCATCAGCTTGAATCTGCCCACCAATGGGTCTCCACTTCAAGACATTATTGTTCATCCTTGTGTGACTTCTCTGGATTCTGCCATCCTGACCTCCAGTAGCATTGACACAGTAGATGACTCTGCTTTCAGTGGGCCATATAAATTTCCATTCACTCCACCCTTAGAGTCCTTCAACTTATGCCACTACACTTCTCAGGTAAGCGTTTTTTGAAAAACTTGAGACAATGTTGCTAGGTTTTTAAATGCTCACAGGAAGTTTTCCTGAGTAATTTACAAGACAGAGTGGTAAAGAAGATCAAAGTTCAGTTCTTTGAATGGGCTCATATCTGATGCCTGTAACAGCATTAATTTTCAATGTCagtgaagtttttctttttaatctttaactAGGAATGTTAGGTTACAGGTTTTAAATATAAACATGAAATAATTCTAATCGCAGGAATCCTTAGCTAAATAAGTATGTAATGTTAGTAGTAGCTATTAATACTGCTTATGAGTGTGGTATGTCAGACACTGTCCTAGGCTCTTTGTGTGCCTTTTTCTAGTAATTTCAACAAATCTTAAAGTAGATGTTATCTCTGTTTTACATGAGGAAAATCTTAGAGAAGTCGAATGATCTGCACAGAATCCTCTGACTGATAAGTGGAAAagcttgagtttgaagccagatcTTCCAGGTCCCCAAAGCCTAACGTGTTTCCTACTATATTCTGTCATTTGCCTCTTGTCCTAATTATCAACCAGCATGTTAGAAAGTCTTATTCAAGGTACATTGACCAGAAGTCATTTATTTTGAGAGGCCAACAGGAATTCTCATTAAAATTCAAGAGAAGAAATATATCTAGGCTACCTGAGAATTAGAATCTAAGTTAAATCCTTATCTTCTGAGTCCTCACTGTCTtatctctgcttctgtcttctctgtcttttcAGTTTCTCTGCTTGTACATGCTCTTACAGCTCTGGGGCCTACATATAAGGGAGAACCTCCCTGTGTATTGTTCAAAAGTACCAATAAGTGGCATAAGCTTTTTATCCCAgccctcagaggcagaggcaggtgaatctctgagttcaaggccagcctgatctacaaatcaagttccaggacagctaaaactacacagagaaactctgtctccaaaaaccaaagcCAAGTAGCAACAACCAAACGATTAACTCACCCCAGCATGCAGACAGTTTCCTCTTCAGTCGTTACTGACCAGTTAAGCCGTTCCTGAGGAGGGGCTTGGAGAGGAGAAGCAGCACAGTCACGGGATAGGAAAGGAGCAGCCAGAAGTGCGGGCAGTGCGTGTGGAGTCCGGCCTGTGCTGCAGTTCTGAGAACATGAAGGGACAACCCAGGTTCCTTTCTCGTGTCTGTTCGTGAGGCAGAAGACTCTGCCTTCAGGATGAGTGTAGATCCCCACTGTTGGGAAAGCAGTGTAGAGCCGCCCTCTCCCTATCTCAGCCATACCCGTGTATATGACTGTCTGTTTTCAggttcccatcctctccccatctcaGCCATACCCGTGTATATGACTGTCTGTTTTCAGGTTCCTGTCCCACCAATACTGGGTTCTTACCACATGAAAGAAGATGGAGCACAACTGAAAATAACAGTTAATTTAAAACTACACGAAAGTGTGCGGAATAATTTTGAAATCTGTGAAGCTCACATACCTTTTTACAACAGGTAGTGATAAATAATATGGCACTCTAATTGCTGTCCTTTCGCTTTTTCTGGTCTACATATAAGTCAATCTTAACCAACAACAACCTGGCCAATTAGCAGTTGTAACAGATCCATTCTGTTAAGGTGGAGTCTGCAGAATGGCTGTTTAAAAGTCTACTTAATAGTAAAATCACAACTTTAATTTACACCCATGCATGTGATATGGCTGCTATCCATATGACTTTATAACTGTCTCTAGGAACACTAATGTAGGATATAGGTACCGTAAATGCTTATGTGGTTTCTGCTGTTCTCTAAGATCTGTATTTATTATTCATTCTCTTCTGCAGTTGGAATACAGACCTGCTTTTATGATGTAAATATAGTAACAAGATTTGACTCATCTCTTTAAAACTTTTGTCTGGGATTTTCTTCtagtctattttgttttgttttgtcttaaagaGGTCCAATTACCCATTTGGAATACAAAGTTAGTTTTGGTCAACTTGAGGTGTTTCGAGAAAAAAGCTTATTGGTCTGGATTATTGGTAAGCAAGGTTTTACTTACtgatctttttttctcttttcctgtagaactttttgttttagaataacCGATTGGTACATTTGTGGTTTTAGGCCAGAAGTTCCCCAAATCAATGGAGATTAGCCTTTCAGGAACTCTAACTTTCAGAGTTCAGGGCCATAACAGGCAGCCGTTTGACCACATTTGTATTGGAAGCACAGCATATGTAAAGGTAAGCACGTGAAACACTGTCAGAACCACCTCCTTCATTCCTAAACTGCACATGTAGTTGAGTTTTACTGTTTTCC encodes:
- the Ap5m1 gene encoding AP-5 complex subunit mu-1, encoding MALRAVWLIRHEPGTPLGGTVKFSRRYPTVEKRAKVFNGMNYVPVPEDGPFLKALLFQLRLLDDDKDFVESRDSCSNINKTSIYGLSVGGEDLWPVIAFLRNDMIYASVPLVEQALSPRPPLISISGVSQGLELLLGVHDFLYSSQKNDTDLHSRLSQLPDLLLQACPLGTLLDANLQNSLNSLNFVSVTQPQKQPAWKVGTYKGKAQISISITENVKSMQYGKQDIADTWQVVGTVACKCDLEGVMPNVTISLNLPTNGSPLQDIIVHPCVTSLDSAILTSSSIDTVDDSAFSGPYKFPFTPPLESFNLCHYTSQVPVPPILGSYHMKEDGAQLKITVNLKLHESVRNNFEICEAHIPFYNRGPITHLEYKVSFGQLEVFREKSLLVWIIGQKFPKSMEISLSGTLTFRVQGHNRQPFDHICIGSTAYVKLNFRIADYTLTGCYADQHSVQVFASGKPKISAYRKLISSDYYIWNSKASAPVTYASLLP
- the Ap5m1 gene encoding AP-5 complex subunit mu-1 isoform X1 produces the protein MALRAVWLIRHEPGTPLGGTVKFSRRYPTVEKRAKVFNGMNYVPVPEDGPFLKALLFQLRLLDDDKDFVESRDSCSNINKTSIYGLSVGGEDLWPVIAFLRNDMIYASVPLVEQALSPRPPLISISGVSQGLELLLGVHDFLYSSQKNDTDLHSRLSQLPDLLLQACPLGTLLDANLQNSLNSLNFVSVTQPQKQPAWKVGTYKGKAQISISITENVKSMQYGKQDIADTWQVVGTVACKCDLEGVMPNVTISLNLPTNGSPLQDIIVHPCVTSLDSAILTSSSIDTVDDSAFSGPYKFPFTPPLESFNLCHYTSQVPVPPILGSYHMKEDGAQLKITVNLKLHESVRNNFEICEAHIPFYNRGPITHLEYKVSFGQLEVFREKSLLVWIIGQKFPKSMEISLSGTLTFRVQGHNRQPFDHICIGSTAYVKLNFRIADYTLTGCYADQHSVQVFASGKPKISACLSLPSSPPVCDNVELRCYWPFRFN
- the Ap5m1 gene encoding AP-5 complex subunit mu-1 isoform X2, which translates into the protein MALRAVWLIRHEPGTPLGGTVKFSRRYPTVEKRAKVFNGMNYVPVPEDGPFLKALLFQLRLLDDDKDFVESRDSCSNINKTSIYGLSVGGEDLWPVIAFLRNDMIYASVPLVEQALSPRPPLISISGVSQGLELLLGVHDFLYSSQKNDTDLHSRLSQLPDLLLQACPLGTLLDANLQNSLNSLNFVSVTQPQKQPAWKVGTYKGKAQISISITENVKSMQYGKQDIADTWQVVGTVACKCDLEGVMPNVTISLNLPTNGSPLQDIIVHPCVTSLDSAILTSSSIDTVDDSAFSGPYKFPFTPPLESFNLCHYTSQFLCLYMLLQLWGLHIRENLPVYCSKVPISGISFLSQPSEAEAGESLSSRPA